In a single window of the Novosphingobium sp. IK01 genome:
- a CDS encoding NAD(P)-binding domain-containing protein: MTNVQPIDTVALAALEAELARQLKLVDAIGAEWTRPRSHPEGHVYDVVIVGGGQSGLATAYGLKRERVNNILILDESKEGFEGPWETYARMVTLRTPKGLTPIDYGLPALTPQAWYEACYGARAWEELDKIPRGVWMEYLRWYRRVLDLPVRNEAKVERIVPLDGGIHRVMLAGGEAVLARKVVLATGIQGGGEWHTPPMIRDALPRALYAHTSEAIDFEALKGKRIGILGGGASAFDNANWALEQGVGEVHVFMRRAQMPRINPIRFMEKVGLAARYPALSDTEKYRAMASFLSHNQPPTNDTFNRAASWPGFALHMASPWESVAHEDGAVVVTTPHARFTFDFVILSTGLISDPRLRPELAEVAGHIALWGDKVKMPQGQRNALIDAHPYLGPAFEFTPRDEAGVAPLHGLFAFNYSALISLGLSASALSGMNKALPRLVRGIADQLFLDDREVLLDAFIAYEEEEFLGQWPLETEPAGESVE; this comes from the coding sequence ATGACTAACGTCCAACCCATTGATACTGTTGCCCTTGCTGCTCTCGAAGCAGAACTTGCGCGCCAGTTGAAGCTGGTCGACGCGATCGGCGCGGAATGGACCCGCCCGCGCAGCCATCCCGAGGGGCATGTCTATGACGTGGTGATCGTGGGCGGCGGGCAGAGCGGCCTTGCCACGGCCTATGGTCTCAAGCGCGAGCGGGTGAACAACATCCTGATCCTCGACGAGAGCAAGGAAGGCTTCGAAGGCCCGTGGGAGACTTATGCGCGGATGGTCACGCTGCGCACGCCCAAGGGGCTGACCCCCATCGACTATGGCCTGCCTGCCCTGACCCCGCAGGCGTGGTACGAGGCGTGTTATGGCGCCAGGGCCTGGGAAGAGCTGGACAAGATCCCGCGCGGGGTCTGGATGGAGTACTTGCGCTGGTATCGCCGCGTGCTCGACCTGCCCGTGCGCAACGAGGCCAAAGTGGAGCGCATCGTGCCGCTCGATGGCGGCATCCACCGCGTGATGCTGGCCGGTGGCGAGGCGGTTCTGGCCCGCAAGGTCGTGCTGGCGACCGGCATCCAAGGCGGCGGCGAATGGCACACCCCGCCGATGATCCGCGATGCCCTGCCGCGCGCTCTCTATGCCCACACCAGCGAGGCGATTGATTTCGAGGCGCTCAAGGGCAAGCGCATCGGCATTCTGGGCGGCGGCGCGAGCGCCTTCGACAATGCCAACTGGGCGCTCGAACAGGGCGTGGGCGAAGTCCATGTGTTCATGCGCCGTGCGCAAATGCCGCGCATCAACCCGATCCGTTTCATGGAAAAGGTCGGGCTGGCCGCGCGCTATCCGGCCTTGTCGGACACCGAGAAATATCGCGCCATGGCGTCTTTTCTGTCGCACAATCAGCCACCTACGAACGATACCTTCAATCGCGCGGCAAGTTGGCCGGGCTTTGCCCTGCACATGGCGAGCCCGTGGGAAAGCGTCGCCCACGAAGACGGCGCGGTGGTCGTGACCACGCCCCACGCGCGCTTCACGTTCGATTTCGTGATCCTCTCGACCGGCCTCATTTCCGACCCGCGCCTGCGGCCCGAACTGGCCGAAGTGGCCGGGCATATCGCGCTCTGGGGCGACAAGGTGAAGATGCCCCAAGGGCAGCGCAATGCCCTGATCGACGCGCATCCCTATCTTGGCCCGGCGTTCGAGTTTACCCCGCGCGACGAGGCGGGCGTGGCCCCGCTCCATGGCCTGTTCGCGTTCAACTATTCGGCGCTGATCAGCCTGGGTCTTTCGGCCTCGGCGCTGTCGGGCATGAACAAGGCGCTGCCGCGTCTGGTGCGCGGAATTGCCGACCAGCTCTTCCTTGATGATCGCGAAGTCCTGCTCGACGCCTTCATCGCCTACGAGGAGGAGGAATTCCTCGGCCAATGGCCGCTCGAAACGGAACCGGCGGGGGAGAGCGTGGAATGA
- the uraH gene encoding hydroxyisourate hydrolase, with protein MTSLSTHVLDTVSGRPAQGMKIMLWSADALLAEGETDADGRLRAFPTLEAGAYTLAFHVAAYFRAQGADLPDPPFLDVVPIHFGVGEGGHYHVPLLASPYAYSTYRGS; from the coding sequence ATGACCAGTCTTTCGACGCATGTGCTCGATACCGTCAGCGGGCGTCCGGCACAGGGCATGAAAATCATGCTCTGGTCTGCCGATGCCCTGCTGGCCGAAGGCGAAACCGATGCGGACGGGCGCCTGCGCGCCTTTCCGACGCTGGAAGCGGGGGCCTATACCCTCGCGTTCCATGTCGCTGCCTATTTCCGCGCGCAGGGGGCGGACCTGCCCGATCCCCCGTTCCTCGATGTCGTGCCGATCCACTTCGGCGTGGGCGAGGGGGGGCACTATCACGTGCCCCTGCTCGCCTCGCCTTACGCCTATTCGACCTACCGGGGCAGCTGA
- the xdhA gene encoding xanthine dehydrogenase small subunit, which produces MAVRFVCDGQLVELDGVVPGDTVLDYLRERAGKTGTKEGCGEGDCGACTVLVGTPDAAMTRLDWRAVNACIQFLPMLHGKALLTVNGLGEDGPTPLQGTMASNGASQCGFCTPGFVMSLHGRAIGAAGCELPVGDVLAGNLCRCTGYGPILAAGAAHARLEHDDTPLLALLGIARALGPARGTGWFAPATAEELAQVLADNPGARIVAGATDVGLWVTKKLVDLETVVFVGDIAELGEITETPDGLTLGAAVRYADAHGAMARLSPELGELVRRIGGLQVRNAGTVGGNIANGSPIGDGPPALIALGAQVTLRSLRGQRTMPLEDFFVAYGNQDRAVDEFVESVFVPRPAPHQVVHISKLSKRFDSDISAVCGAFCLTVEAGQVTAARIAFGGMAATPARAREAEAALVGKPFEAATIAPAVEALRRDFKPLSDVRGSAAYRLEAAGNLLWRLWHQAQGTPVRVQDVRVQDVAHG; this is translated from the coding sequence ATGGCCGTGCGTTTTGTCTGTGATGGTCAGTTGGTGGAATTGGATGGTGTCGTGCCCGGCGATACCGTTCTCGATTACTTGCGTGAACGGGCCGGCAAGACCGGCACGAAGGAAGGCTGCGGCGAGGGCGATTGCGGAGCCTGCACGGTTCTGGTCGGCACGCCCGATGCGGCGATGACCCGGCTGGACTGGCGCGCGGTCAATGCCTGCATCCAGTTCCTGCCGATGCTTCACGGCAAGGCCCTGTTGACGGTTAACGGGTTGGGCGAAGATGGCCCGACCCCGCTGCAAGGCACGATGGCGTCCAATGGCGCCTCGCAATGCGGATTTTGTACGCCCGGTTTCGTGATGTCGCTCCATGGCCGCGCGATTGGCGCTGCCGGGTGCGAGCTTCCGGTGGGCGATGTTCTGGCGGGCAACTTGTGCCGGTGCACCGGCTATGGCCCGATCCTGGCCGCGGGCGCGGCGCATGCGCGGCTTGAGCACGACGATACGCCGCTGCTGGCCCTGCTCGGCATTGCACGGGCACTGGGCCCGGCGCGGGGAACTGGCTGGTTCGCGCCCGCCACCGCCGAGGAACTCGCGCAAGTGCTGGCCGACAATCCCGGCGCGCGGATCGTGGCCGGGGCGACCGATGTGGGTCTGTGGGTCACCAAGAAGCTGGTCGATCTCGAAACCGTGGTCTTTGTCGGCGATATTGCCGAACTGGGGGAAATCACCGAAACGCCTGATGGCCTGACGCTGGGCGCTGCCGTGCGCTATGCCGATGCCCATGGCGCGATGGCGCGGCTGAGCCCGGAACTGGGCGAACTGGTGCGCCGGATCGGCGGGCTTCAGGTGCGCAATGCGGGCACCGTGGGTGGCAATATCGCCAATGGCTCGCCCATTGGCGACGGGCCCCCGGCGCTGATCGCGCTGGGCGCGCAAGTGACCTTGCGGTCGCTGCGCGGGCAACGGACCATGCCGCTCGAAGATTTTTTCGTTGCGTATGGCAACCAGGACCGTGCCGTCGACGAATTCGTCGAAAGCGTGTTCGTACCGCGTCCCGCGCCCCATCAGGTTGTCCATATTTCCAAGCTTTCCAAGCGTTTCGACAGCGATATTTCGGCAGTTTGTGGCGCCTTCTGCCTGACGGTCGAGGCCGGGCAGGTCACGGCAGCACGGATTGCCTTTGGCGGCATGGCGGCAACGCCTGCCCGCGCCCGCGAAGCCGAAGCGGCGCTTGTCGGCAAGCCATTCGAGGCGGCCACGATAGCCCCGGCTGTCGAAGCCTTGCGGCGTGATTTCAAGCCTTTGAGCGACGTTCGTGGAAGCGCGGCTTATCGTCTGGAGGCGGCGGGCAACTTGCTCTGGCGCCTGTGGCATCAGGCGCAGGGAACGCCTGTCCGTGTTCAGGATGTGCGCGTGCAGGACGTGGCCCATGGCTGA